In Ovis canadensis isolate MfBH-ARS-UI-01 breed Bighorn chromosome 3, ARS-UI_OviCan_v2, whole genome shotgun sequence, one DNA window encodes the following:
- the LOC138438096 gene encoding lithostathine isoform X2 — MLPSLGLPRLSWMLLSCLMLLSQVQGENSQKELPSPRSSCPSGSMAYRSNCYALYTTPKTWMDADGSEPNAGGWEWSSNDVLNYVAWETDPVAISSPGYCGSLSSSSGYLKWSDHNCYLTLPYVCKFTD, encoded by the exons ATGCTGCCTTCCCTGGGCCTCCCCAGACTGTCCTGGATGCTGCTCTCCTGCCTGATGCTCCTGTCTCAGGTCCAAG GGGAAAATTCCCAAAAGGAACTGCCCTCTCCACGGAGCAGCTGTCCCTCAGGTTCCATGGCCTATAGGTCTAACTGCTATGCCTTGTATACAACACCCAAAACCTGGATGGATGCAGAT GGCTCTGAGCCCAATGCTGGTGGATGGGAATGGAGTAGCAATGACGTGCTCAATTATGTTGCCTGGGAGACAGATCCTGTTGCCATCTCAAGCCCTGGCTACTGTGGGAGTCTCTCAAGCAGCTCAG GATATCTCAAGTGGAGCGATCATAACTGCTATTTGACCTTACCCTATGTCTGCAAGTTCACGGACTAG
- the LOC138438096 gene encoding lithostathine isoform X1, translating into MLPSLGLPRLSWMLLSCLMLLSQVQGENSQKELPSPRSSCPSGSMAYRSNCYALYTTPKTWMDADIACQKRHSGHLVSVLSGAEEFFVASLIKSSLNTQSDIWIGLHDPTEGSEPNAGGWEWSSNDVLNYVAWETDPVAISSPGYCGSLSSSSGYLKWSDHNCYLTLPYVCKFTD; encoded by the exons ATGCTGCCTTCCCTGGGCCTCCCCAGACTGTCCTGGATGCTGCTCTCCTGCCTGATGCTCCTGTCTCAGGTCCAAG GGGAAAATTCCCAAAAGGAACTGCCCTCTCCACGGAGCAGCTGTCCCTCAGGTTCCATGGCCTATAGGTCTAACTGCTATGCCTTGTATACAACACCCAAAACCTGGATGGATGCAGAT ATTGCCTGCCAGAAGAGGCACTCGGGACATcttgtgtctgtgctcagtgggGCTGAGGAATTCTTCGTGGCCTCGTTGATTAAGAGCAGCTTGAATACCCAATCAGACATCTGGATTGGGCTCCATGACCCCACAGAG GGCTCTGAGCCCAATGCTGGTGGATGGGAATGGAGTAGCAATGACGTGCTCAATTATGTTGCCTGGGAGACAGATCCTGTTGCCATCTCAAGCCCTGGCTACTGTGGGAGTCTCTCAAGCAGCTCAG GATATCTCAAGTGGAGCGATCATAACTGCTATTTGACCTTACCCTATGTCTGCAAGTTCACGGACTAG